One Cryptosporangium aurantiacum DNA window includes the following coding sequences:
- a CDS encoding putative bifunctional diguanylate cyclase/phosphodiesterase encodes MPRTLGGLGPPLLGGLPPLCALPLLPTAAAVAVYTVTVVWLIATVVSDQAPRLRYATPGAPMVLVGIGLTLVSDGFVASLLADGERPDPLLVMAGQVVGLLVVNAGLIRVVRRTHGGTGRGGLIDATVVVFGIGTSIATIAGSRVVDYPTEGWAQAAAALLAVASLLGWGLILRLLLASESRTETGLLVGAVGLLLLSGLVWWGPLFGGTDPRWALAVVLGAGTMAAAASRWWALHTAGQPTPAAVGWNTRMPLFLLAVVAPPTALTVTALRAEELGRWSGVVLPVAGMAVLSIALLLRVHQQARDSERRALRDTLTGLANRAALTDALDALAPSGRPALLLLDLDGFKAVNDGFGHPAGDALLRQVAARVSGTVAAVTGAGVEAVAARLGGDEFAVLLHPADTETTAELGRRLVDAVAAPYPIDGRELCVTVSVGIRAEAGEIAVLLRDADLALYAAKQNGKNQVAVFSAALRAAHAERATLAAGLHQAVARNEFVLHYQPVVDVVTGRAEMIEALIRWAPPGGDLVLSRDFFAVAEAAGLSVPIGAWVLPTACAEARRWHERYGVSLAVNVSERQLRDPALPALVADALAESGLPAEALILEMTESTMSGMSGRTATLAARVAELRACGVRVAVDDFGTGQSSLALLRQLPVDALKLDPALGGAADLSAAPDAAAPDAAAATLVDAALTRAVLQICSTLNLRAIAERVESADRVEWLRALGCRYMQGNYFSPPLPAERVDEYLATRPARVMPEVTRTS; translated from the coding sequence GTGCCGAGAACGCTGGGCGGTCTGGGGCCACCGTTGCTGGGTGGGTTGCCGCCGCTCTGTGCCCTTCCCCTTCTGCCGACGGCGGCCGCCGTAGCGGTCTACACGGTCACCGTGGTCTGGCTGATCGCCACCGTCGTCTCCGATCAGGCGCCGCGTCTGCGATACGCCACCCCCGGCGCGCCGATGGTGCTGGTCGGGATCGGGCTGACGCTGGTCAGCGACGGGTTCGTGGCGTCGCTGCTGGCCGACGGGGAGCGTCCGGACCCGCTGCTGGTGATGGCGGGCCAGGTCGTGGGCCTGCTCGTCGTCAACGCGGGCCTGATCCGGGTGGTCCGGCGGACGCACGGTGGCACCGGTCGCGGCGGGTTGATCGACGCGACCGTGGTCGTCTTCGGGATCGGCACCAGCATCGCGACGATCGCCGGCTCGCGGGTCGTCGACTACCCGACCGAAGGCTGGGCGCAGGCCGCGGCCGCGCTGCTCGCCGTGGCGTCACTGCTCGGCTGGGGCCTGATACTGCGCCTGCTGCTGGCCTCGGAGAGCCGGACCGAGACCGGCCTCCTGGTCGGCGCGGTCGGCCTGCTGCTCCTGTCCGGTCTCGTCTGGTGGGGACCGCTGTTCGGCGGCACCGACCCGCGGTGGGCGCTGGCCGTCGTGCTGGGCGCGGGGACGATGGCCGCGGCCGCGTCTCGGTGGTGGGCCCTGCACACCGCGGGGCAGCCCACGCCGGCCGCGGTGGGCTGGAACACCCGGATGCCGCTCTTCCTGCTCGCGGTCGTCGCGCCGCCGACCGCGCTCACGGTCACCGCGCTGCGCGCCGAGGAGCTGGGGCGCTGGAGCGGGGTCGTCCTGCCGGTGGCCGGAATGGCCGTGCTCTCGATCGCGCTGCTGCTGCGCGTCCATCAACAGGCCAGGGACTCCGAGCGCCGGGCGCTCCGGGACACGCTGACCGGGCTGGCCAACCGGGCTGCGCTGACCGACGCGCTCGACGCTCTCGCGCCGAGCGGCAGGCCCGCGCTGCTCCTGCTCGACCTCGACGGGTTCAAGGCGGTCAACGACGGTTTCGGTCACCCGGCCGGGGACGCGCTGCTCCGGCAGGTCGCAGCCCGGGTGTCGGGCACCGTCGCCGCGGTCACCGGGGCCGGGGTCGAGGCGGTCGCGGCCCGGCTCGGCGGCGACGAGTTCGCGGTCCTGCTGCACCCCGCCGACACCGAGACCACCGCGGAACTCGGCCGTCGGCTCGTCGACGCGGTCGCCGCGCCGTATCCGATCGACGGCCGCGAGCTGTGCGTCACGGTGAGCGTCGGGATCCGGGCGGAGGCCGGGGAGATCGCGGTCCTGCTCCGCGACGCAGACCTGGCGCTCTACGCCGCCAAACAGAATGGCAAGAACCAGGTGGCGGTCTTCTCCGCGGCGCTGCGGGCGGCGCACGCCGAGCGCGCCACGCTCGCCGCCGGGCTGCACCAGGCGGTGGCGAGGAACGAGTTCGTGCTGCACTACCAGCCGGTCGTCGACGTGGTCACCGGCCGGGCCGAGATGATCGAGGCGCTGATCCGCTGGGCACCACCCGGCGGTGACCTCGTGCTCTCCCGCGACTTCTTCGCGGTGGCCGAGGCGGCCGGGCTGAGCGTCCCGATCGGTGCCTGGGTGCTGCCGACTGCGTGCGCCGAGGCGCGGCGGTGGCACGAGCGGTACGGCGTCTCGCTCGCGGTGAACGTCTCCGAGCGGCAGCTGCGCGACCCGGCCCTGCCCGCGCTCGTCGCCGACGCGCTCGCCGAGAGCGGCCTGCCCGCCGAGGCGCTGATCCTGGAGATGACCGAGTCCACGATGAGCGGGATGAGCGGGCGGACGGCCACGCTCGCCGCCCGGGTCGCCGAGCTGCGCGCGTGCGGCGTCCGGGTTGCGGTGGACGACTTCGGGACCGGGCAGTCGTCACTGGCGTTGCTCCGGCAGTTGCCGGTCGACGCGCTCAAGCTCGATCCGGCGCTCGGTGGCGCCGCCGACCTCTCCGCCGCGCCCGACGCCGCCGCGCCGGACGCCGCCGCGGCCACGCTCGTGGACGCGGCGCTGACCAGGGCCGTGCTGCAGATCTGCTCGACGCTGAACCTGCGGGCCATCGCCGAGCGGGTGGAGTCCGCTGATCGCGTCGAGTGGCTCCGCGCGCTGGGCTGCCGCTACATGCAGGGCAACTACTTCTCCCCGCCGCTTCCCGCCGAGCGAGTCGACGAGTACCTGGCCACGCGACCGGCGCGCGTTATGCCAGAAGTCACCCGAACGTCCTAG
- a CDS encoding putative bifunctional diguanylate cyclase/phosphodiesterase, whose protein sequence is MQTDMAAPVPAAAAPSTDGLVVRTRSGEATPMDGGSATSALARAAARRATRERTVWLVGSAAMLLVPWLMFALPGPLSPLFYLTIMVWAVGWFVYGVATHRPTPIWPWWLIAAGLVARFCGLIVAELDPEVLLVPGFPLTLALAIRLVSFPLLVAGLVGIVKRSGSYRSQRIVDGLAVTYGIGMIGWLLVLAPYLRKQTGDDQAIAFVFVIGDITLLTMAVILLVVGIRHTAHALTGLAALLLVAGDLLWGVDGAHPSGGVPTAGPGVVVLTGYLFLAIAAGHRSVAVRRQDGDGDQPAGRAKIGLFGIATLAYPGFVAVAAVDHRPIDPLIDVAYPAAMTTGFCFYLAIRSAGLAREAYRREQEQAAQAAALGAALAEQQALQGQLTYRALHDPLTGLPNRSKLTDTLDRMLADARDPEQAGQRYGLLLLDLDGFKDVNDSHGHPVGDELLIQVAARFTAAVPPGALLARLGGDEFAVLLTETDDEQVSAIGRRLTEALRGPFRVAAHDLYLTTSLGLYVGAGPATPSDVLRNADLALYAAKGAGKNQMVAYRPDLRTAHLEQVELLAGLRRAVAMGEFVLEYQPVVDLVTERISSVEALLRWDAPGADRVSPADFVPIAEESGLIVPIGAWVLGQACVDATDWYARFGISVAVNVATAQLHDPEFVTTVLGALRFSGLPPQALVLEITESTMIAATAAETETVVARLQQLRGRGIRIAIDDFGTGYSSLSYLRRLPVDILKIDRAFSMEGPEGADSEDTALTKAILQLSHSLGLSTVAEGVETSERADVLRELRCDRAQGFLYSKPVNARALDALLAEETNSLSSR, encoded by the coding sequence GTGCAGACCGACATGGCCGCGCCGGTACCGGCAGCGGCCGCTCCCTCGACCGACGGCCTGGTGGTGCGCACCAGGTCGGGCGAGGCCACGCCGATGGACGGCGGCTCCGCGACCAGTGCGCTGGCGCGCGCCGCCGCTCGTCGTGCCACCCGCGAACGCACGGTCTGGCTGGTCGGTTCCGCCGCGATGCTCCTGGTGCCGTGGCTGATGTTCGCGCTGCCCGGTCCGCTGTCGCCGCTGTTCTACCTGACGATCATGGTCTGGGCGGTCGGCTGGTTCGTGTACGGCGTCGCCACCCATCGGCCGACGCCGATCTGGCCGTGGTGGCTGATCGCCGCCGGCCTCGTCGCCCGGTTCTGCGGGCTGATCGTGGCCGAACTGGACCCCGAGGTACTCCTGGTTCCCGGCTTTCCGCTGACGCTGGCGCTGGCCATCCGGCTGGTGTCGTTCCCGCTGCTGGTCGCCGGGCTGGTCGGGATCGTGAAGCGCAGCGGCTCGTACCGTTCCCAGCGGATCGTCGACGGGCTGGCGGTCACCTACGGCATCGGGATGATCGGGTGGCTGCTGGTGCTGGCCCCCTACCTGCGCAAGCAGACCGGCGACGACCAGGCGATCGCGTTCGTCTTCGTGATCGGCGACATCACGCTGCTCACGATGGCCGTGATCCTGCTCGTCGTGGGGATCCGGCACACCGCCCACGCGCTGACCGGGCTGGCGGCGCTGCTGCTCGTCGCCGGTGATCTCCTCTGGGGTGTGGACGGTGCCCACCCGTCGGGCGGAGTGCCCACGGCCGGGCCCGGCGTCGTCGTGCTGACCGGTTACCTGTTCCTGGCGATCGCGGCCGGGCACCGGTCGGTCGCCGTCCGCAGGCAGGACGGCGACGGTGACCAGCCGGCCGGCCGGGCGAAGATCGGCCTGTTCGGGATCGCGACGCTCGCCTACCCGGGCTTCGTCGCGGTCGCGGCGGTCGACCACCGGCCGATCGACCCGCTGATCGACGTCGCGTATCCGGCGGCGATGACCACCGGCTTCTGCTTCTACCTCGCGATCCGCAGCGCCGGTCTGGCGCGCGAGGCGTACCGCCGGGAGCAGGAGCAGGCTGCCCAGGCGGCCGCGCTCGGCGCGGCGCTCGCCGAGCAGCAGGCGTTGCAGGGCCAGCTCACCTACCGGGCGCTGCACGACCCGCTGACCGGTCTGCCGAACCGCTCGAAGCTGACCGACACGTTGGACCGGATGCTGGCCGACGCGCGGGATCCGGAGCAGGCCGGCCAGCGGTACGGGCTGCTGCTGCTCGACCTGGACGGGTTCAAGGACGTCAACGACAGCCACGGGCATCCGGTGGGTGACGAGCTGCTGATCCAGGTCGCGGCCCGGTTCACCGCCGCGGTGCCTCCCGGCGCGCTGCTGGCGCGCCTCGGCGGTGACGAGTTCGCGGTCCTGCTCACCGAGACCGACGACGAGCAGGTGTCGGCGATCGGGCGACGGCTGACCGAGGCGCTCCGCGGCCCGTTCCGCGTCGCCGCCCACGATCTGTACCTCACGACCAGCCTCGGCCTCTACGTCGGCGCCGGCCCGGCCACCCCGAGCGACGTGCTGCGCAACGCCGACCTGGCGCTCTACGCGGCCAAGGGCGCGGGCAAGAACCAGATGGTCGCGTACCGGCCGGACCTGCGCACCGCCCACCTGGAGCAGGTCGAACTGCTCGCCGGGCTGCGGCGCGCGGTCGCGATGGGAGAGTTCGTCCTCGAGTACCAGCCGGTGGTCGACCTGGTCACCGAGCGGATCAGCTCGGTGGAGGCACTGCTGCGCTGGGACGCCCCCGGAGCGGACCGCGTGTCGCCTGCGGACTTCGTACCGATCGCCGAGGAGAGCGGACTGATCGTCCCGATCGGCGCCTGGGTGCTCGGGCAGGCCTGCGTCGACGCCACCGATTGGTACGCCCGGTTCGGCATCTCGGTGGCGGTCAACGTCGCCACCGCCCAGCTGCACGACCCGGAGTTCGTGACGACCGTGCTCGGCGCGCTGCGGTTCAGCGGGCTGCCCCCGCAAGCACTCGTCCTGGAGATCACCGAGTCGACGATGATCGCGGCCACGGCCGCGGAGACCGAGACCGTGGTCGCCCGGCTCCAGCAGCTCCGCGGGCGAGGGATCCGGATCGCGATCGACGATTTCGGGACCGGCTACTCGTCGCTGTCCTATCTGCGCCGGCTGCCGGTCGACATCCTCAAGATCGACCGGGCGTTCAGCATGGAGGGCCCGGAGGGTGCGGACAGCGAGGACACCGCGCTGACCAAGGCGATCCTCCAGCTGTCGCACTCGCTCGGACTGTCCACGGTGGCCGAGGGGGTCGAGACCAGCGAGCGTGCGGACGTGCTCCGCGAGCTGCGGTGCGACCGGGCGCAGGGATTCCTGTACTCCAAGCCGGTGAACGCGCGGGCGCTGGACGCGTTGCTCGCCGAGGAGACCAATTCCCTATCTTCTCGATAG
- a CDS encoding bifunctional o-acetylhomoserine/o-acetylserine sulfhydrylase, translating into MSPDPAPEATLDAPHERDTSAWSFETRQIHAGAAPDPATGARATPIYQTTSYVFRDTDHAAALFSLAEPGHIYTRINNPTQDVLEQRIAALEGGISAIALASGQAAETAAILTLAKSGDHFVSSASLYGGTYNLFHYTLPKLGIEVSFVEDPDNLDEWRAASRPNTKLFFAETLGNPRSNVLDVRAVADVAHEVGVPLVVDNTVPTPYLLRPIEHGADIVIHSATKYLGGHGTAIAGVVVDGGTFDFGAHADRFPDFHEPDPSYHGLRYWEALGHGAFGAKLRVQQLRDTGAAIAPLTSFLILQGIETLSLRIERHVRNAQAIAEWLTERDEVEAVHYAGLPSSPWYSAAQKYLPGGAGAVVSFELRGGVEAGKRFVDSLELFSHLANIGDVRSLVIHPASTTHSQLTPEEQLSTGVTPGLVRLAVGLEGLEDLLADLDAGFRAAKS; encoded by the coding sequence CTGTCGCCCGACCCCGCGCCCGAGGCCACGCTCGACGCTCCGCACGAGCGGGACACCAGCGCCTGGTCGTTCGAGACCCGCCAGATCCACGCGGGCGCCGCACCGGACCCGGCCACCGGCGCGCGGGCGACACCGATCTACCAGACCACGTCGTACGTGTTCCGCGACACCGATCACGCGGCCGCGCTGTTCAGCCTCGCCGAGCCCGGCCACATCTACACCCGGATCAACAACCCGACCCAGGACGTGCTGGAGCAGCGGATCGCCGCGCTCGAGGGCGGCATCTCCGCGATCGCGCTGGCCTCCGGTCAGGCCGCCGAGACCGCCGCGATCCTCACGCTGGCGAAGAGCGGCGACCACTTCGTCTCCAGCGCCTCGCTCTACGGCGGCACGTACAACCTGTTCCACTACACGCTGCCGAAGCTCGGCATCGAGGTCTCGTTCGTCGAAGACCCGGACAACCTGGACGAGTGGCGCGCCGCGTCGCGTCCCAATACGAAGTTGTTCTTCGCCGAGACGCTGGGGAACCCGCGCAGCAACGTGCTGGACGTCCGGGCGGTGGCCGACGTGGCCCACGAAGTGGGCGTCCCGCTGGTGGTCGACAACACCGTGCCGACGCCGTACCTGCTGCGGCCGATCGAGCACGGCGCCGACATCGTGATCCACTCCGCGACCAAGTACCTCGGCGGGCACGGCACCGCGATCGCGGGCGTCGTGGTGGACGGTGGCACGTTCGACTTCGGTGCCCACGCGGACCGGTTCCCCGACTTCCATGAGCCGGACCCGAGCTACCACGGCCTGCGGTACTGGGAAGCGCTCGGCCACGGCGCGTTCGGCGCCAAGCTGCGGGTTCAGCAGCTGCGCGACACCGGCGCGGCGATCGCGCCGCTGACCAGCTTCCTGATCCTGCAGGGCATCGAGACGCTGTCGCTGCGGATCGAGCGGCACGTCCGCAACGCCCAGGCGATCGCCGAGTGGCTGACCGAGCGCGACGAGGTCGAGGCCGTGCACTACGCGGGCCTGCCCAGCAGCCCGTGGTACTCCGCGGCGCAGAAGTACCTGCCCGGTGGCGCGGGCGCGGTGGTCTCGTTCGAGCTGCGCGGCGGTGTGGAGGCCGGCAAGCGGTTCGTCGACTCGCTGGAGCTGTTCAGCCACCTGGCGAACATCGGCGACGTGCGGAGCCTGGTGATCCACCCGGCCAGCACGACGCACAGCCAGCTGACGCCGGAGGAGCAGCTGTCCACCGGCGTGACGCCGGGGCTGGTCCGGTTGGCGGTCGGGCTCGAAGGGCTGGAGGACCTGCTCGCGGACCTGGATGCGGGGTTCCGGGCAGCGAAGTCCTGA
- the metX gene encoding homoserine O-acetyltransferase MetX, whose product MLLECGVALPDVHLAYETWGTPAPDRSNAVLILHALTGDSHVAAGPEQPTPGWWDGLIGPGRAVDTDRWWVVAPNVLGGCRGSTGPSSPAPDGRPWGSRWPKVTIRDQVAAEIALADALGVRSWAAVLGGSMGGMRALEWAVSAPSRVERLLLLATTAAASADQIAWASPQLHAIRSDPGWEGGDYYPGPGPVAGLGIARRIAHVTYRSEAELATRFGRNRQDSDRFAVESYLDHHAAKLVRRFDAGSYVTLTEGMNGHDVGRGRNGIADALRRITARTVVAGVDSDRLYPLAQQRELATHIAGAGELRVIRSPYGHDGFLIEVDQVGAIVADLLADQAARPMSNDRAGATRAAT is encoded by the coding sequence ATGCTTTTGGAGTGCGGTGTTGCGCTTCCGGACGTGCATCTCGCGTACGAAACCTGGGGCACGCCGGCGCCGGACCGCTCCAACGCGGTGCTGATCCTGCACGCGCTCACCGGGGACAGCCACGTCGCGGCCGGACCCGAGCAGCCTACGCCGGGATGGTGGGACGGGCTGATCGGGCCGGGCCGCGCGGTCGACACCGACCGGTGGTGGGTCGTGGCACCGAATGTCCTCGGCGGGTGCCGCGGCAGCACCGGACCGTCGTCACCCGCACCGGACGGGCGCCCCTGGGGGAGCCGCTGGCCGAAGGTGACGATCCGGGACCAGGTCGCGGCCGAGATCGCGCTCGCCGACGCGCTCGGCGTGCGGTCCTGGGCCGCGGTGCTCGGCGGCTCGATGGGTGGGATGCGCGCGCTGGAGTGGGCGGTGTCGGCGCCCTCCCGGGTCGAGCGTCTGCTGCTGCTCGCGACGACCGCCGCCGCGTCGGCCGATCAGATCGCGTGGGCGTCGCCCCAGCTGCACGCGATCCGGTCGGACCCGGGGTGGGAGGGCGGCGACTACTACCCGGGGCCCGGCCCGGTCGCCGGGCTGGGCATCGCCCGGCGGATCGCCCACGTCACGTACCGGTCGGAGGCCGAGCTGGCCACCCGGTTCGGCCGCAACAGGCAGGACTCCGACCGCTTCGCGGTCGAGTCCTATCTCGATCATCATGCGGCGAAGCTGGTGCGTCGGTTCGACGCGGGCAGCTACGTGACGCTGACCGAAGGCATGAATGGCCACGACGTCGGTCGTGGCCGTAACGGCATTGCGGACGCTCTGCGGCGGATCACCGCACGGACGGTGGTGGCGGGGGTGGACAGCGATCGGCTGTATCCGCTCGCGCAGCAGCGGGAGCTGGCCACGCACATCGCGGGCGCCGGGGAGCTACGGGTGATCCGGTCGCCGTACGGCCACGACGGCTTCCTGATCGAGGTCGACCAGGTCGGAGCGATCGTCGCCGACCTCCTCGCGGATCAGGCGGCGCGGCCGATGTCTAACGACCGGGCCGGGGCCACGCGCGCGGCGACGTGA
- a CDS encoding glycoside hydrolase family 9 protein, with product MTVRAVRVNQLGYPAGWPLRATVATDATTPLRWHLRDATSGTAVAGETTVHGLDRAAGESVHTITVPTVAGEGDGWTLVVEGVESPPFAVGAHAAARYRDLAGDAARFLYLQRSGTTIDDAEYGRPAGHVDAPPNRGDSAVACRRPDCPRRRWLFGCRGHDLRGGWYDAGDHGKYAVTTAVSIWLLQHAEERTRSGDPALLDEARWGLEFLFAAQLPTGDPQAGMVFHAVHDVRWTGLPLRPDQDPEPRTVRAPSTAATYGLAAVAAQAARVWEVHDPVFAARCTTAADRAWTAASSLPVVYADVAEGGGPYDDTDVRDERYWAAAELAVLTGAEEYRYAMVHSGLDPLAALREGFDWRSVLPLAQLTLALGTGWVAASAATAARAALAAAAETLLATIDAEGHGTPYAPPDGRYCWGSNSRVLAHALTLGAAADHTGDRRYFAGELACLDHLLGRNASGVSQVTGYGVRAASRPHHRFFAHSVDPSYPQPPPGVVVGGPNSGLDDPVAAAALSTAPPQRCWIDDVGSWATNEVTIGWNAALTVVARHVAARVAPARSLDIGRAA from the coding sequence ATGACCGTCCGGGCGGTGCGCGTCAACCAGCTCGGCTACCCCGCCGGGTGGCCACTGCGCGCCACCGTGGCGACCGACGCGACCACCCCGCTGCGCTGGCACCTCCGGGACGCCACGAGCGGCACCGCCGTCGCCGGTGAGACCACCGTCCACGGCCTCGACCGGGCCGCGGGCGAGTCAGTGCACACGATCACGGTGCCGACGGTCGCCGGTGAGGGTGACGGCTGGACGCTCGTCGTCGAGGGCGTGGAGAGCCCGCCGTTCGCGGTCGGCGCCCACGCCGCTGCCCGCTATCGCGACCTGGCCGGTGACGCGGCCCGCTTCCTCTACCTGCAGCGCAGCGGCACCACGATCGACGACGCCGAGTACGGACGCCCGGCCGGGCACGTGGACGCGCCACCGAACCGGGGCGACTCGGCGGTCGCGTGCCGGCGGCCGGACTGCCCGCGGCGCCGGTGGCTGTTCGGCTGCCGCGGCCACGACCTGCGCGGCGGCTGGTACGACGCCGGCGACCACGGCAAGTACGCGGTGACCACCGCGGTGTCGATCTGGCTGCTGCAGCACGCCGAGGAGCGCACCCGGTCCGGCGACCCCGCGCTGCTCGACGAGGCCCGCTGGGGGCTGGAGTTCCTGTTCGCCGCGCAGTTGCCGACCGGCGACCCGCAGGCGGGCATGGTCTTCCACGCGGTGCACGACGTCCGCTGGACCGGGCTGCCGCTGCGTCCGGACCAGGACCCCGAGCCGCGGACCGTCCGGGCGCCGAGCACCGCGGCGACGTACGGGCTCGCGGCCGTCGCCGCGCAGGCGGCCCGGGTCTGGGAGGTCCACGATCCGGTGTTCGCGGCCCGGTGCACGACGGCCGCCGACCGGGCCTGGACCGCCGCGTCGAGCCTGCCGGTGGTGTACGCGGACGTCGCCGAGGGCGGCGGCCCGTACGACGACACGGACGTCCGGGACGAGCGGTACTGGGCGGCCGCCGAGCTGGCCGTGCTCACCGGCGCCGAGGAGTACCGCTACGCGATGGTGCACTCCGGGCTCGACCCGCTCGCGGCGCTGCGCGAGGGGTTCGACTGGCGCTCGGTGCTGCCGCTCGCGCAGCTGACGCTGGCGCTGGGCACCGGGTGGGTCGCGGCGTCGGCGGCCACCGCGGCCAGGGCGGCGCTGGCTGCCGCCGCGGAGACGCTGCTCGCGACGATCGACGCCGAGGGCCACGGGACGCCCTACGCGCCGCCGGACGGCCGGTATTGCTGGGGATCGAACTCGCGGGTGCTGGCGCACGCGCTGACGCTCGGTGCGGCCGCCGACCACACCGGCGACCGCCGGTACTTCGCCGGTGAGCTGGCCTGCCTGGATCACCTGCTCGGCCGGAACGCGTCCGGGGTGAGCCAGGTGACCGGGTACGGCGTGCGGGCGGCGTCCCGGCCGCACCACCGATTCTTCGCGCACTCGGTGGACCCGTCGTACCCGCAGCCACCGCCCGGCGTCGTGGTCGGCGGTCCGAACTCCGGCCTCGACGACCCGGTGGCCGCCGCCGCGCTGAGCACCGCGCCGCCGCAGCGGTGCTGGATCGACGACGTCGGCTCGTGGGCGACGAACGAGGTGACGATCGGCTGGAACGCGGCGCTCACGGTCGTCGCGCGTCACGTCGCCGCGCGCGTGGCCCCGGCCCGGTCGTTAGACATCGGCCGCGCCGCCTGA
- a CDS encoding TrmH family RNA methyltransferase, which yields MIHQLRGTELKRLHRTWRRRSDSRLALLLDDVGNPYNVGSITRSAAAFGVDHVYLSGSSVSPRAPKAAKTALGTERYLRWSEHPTITDAIAAARGDGYRVVGVELADPAVPLADLDLAADVCLVLGHEERGISATGLTECDTIGYVPLIGRVGSLNVATAAAIACYEVRRQGWAADDGHGYADEEGDDVG from the coding sequence GTGATCCATCAGCTCCGGGGAACCGAGCTCAAGCGGCTGCACCGCACCTGGCGCCGCCGCAGCGACAGTCGGCTCGCGCTCCTGCTGGACGACGTCGGCAACCCGTACAACGTCGGGTCGATCACCCGGTCGGCAGCGGCGTTCGGCGTCGACCACGTCTACCTGTCGGGGTCGTCGGTGTCACCGCGGGCGCCGAAGGCGGCCAAGACCGCGCTCGGCACCGAGCGGTACCTGCGCTGGTCCGAGCACCCGACGATCACCGACGCGATCGCGGCCGCCCGCGGCGACGGGTACCGCGTGGTGGGTGTCGAGCTCGCCGACCCGGCCGTGCCGCTGGCCGATCTCGACCTGGCCGCGGACGTCTGCCTCGTCCTCGGCCACGAGGAGCGGGGCATCTCCGCGACCGGTCTGACCGAGTGCGACACGATCGGTTACGTCCCGCTGATCGGGCGGGTCGGCTCGCTCAACGTCGCGACCGCTGCCGCGATCGCCTGCTACGAGGTGCGGCGTCAAGGCTGGGCCGCCGACGACGGCCACGGTTATGCCGACGAAGAGGGCGACGACGTCGGATGA
- a CDS encoding class I SAM-dependent methyltransferase, protein MSDHYFTARPSATSAPRQVRLALRDVQVGLTTDAGVFSPTAVDAGTLVLLESVPPPPATGDLLDLGCGYGPITITLARRAPGATVWGVDVNERARELARVNAANAGCDGVRIEAPDDVPDDVRFAAIWSNPPIKVGKATLHGMLQRWLPRLAPGGVAHLVVQRHLGADSLQRWLESEGFPTERLASRKGYRILAVRTEDTT, encoded by the coding sequence GTGAGCGACCACTACTTCACCGCCCGGCCATCGGCGACCAGCGCGCCGCGGCAGGTGCGGTTGGCGCTCCGTGACGTACAGGTCGGCCTCACCACCGACGCGGGGGTCTTCTCCCCCACCGCCGTCGACGCGGGCACGCTCGTCCTGCTCGAGAGCGTGCCGCCACCGCCGGCCACCGGCGACCTGCTCGACCTCGGCTGCGGCTACGGCCCGATCACGATCACGCTGGCCCGCCGCGCGCCCGGCGCGACGGTCTGGGGTGTCGACGTCAACGAGCGGGCCCGCGAGCTGGCCCGGGTCAACGCCGCGAACGCCGGCTGCGACGGCGTCCGCATCGAGGCACCGGACGACGTCCCGGACGATGTCCGGTTCGCGGCGATCTGGTCCAACCCGCCGATCAAGGTGGGCAAGGCGACCCTGCACGGCATGCTGCAGCGCTGGCTGCCCCGCCTCGCCCCAGGCGGCGTCGCGCACCTCGTCGTCCAGCGGCACCTCGGCGCGGACTCGCTGCAGCGCTGGCTGGAGTCCGAGGGTTTCCCGACCGAGCGACTAGCCTCTCGCAAGGGGTATCGAATTCTGGCGGTACGAACGGAAGACACGACGTGA